One Oncorhynchus masou masou isolate Uvic2021 chromosome 27, UVic_Omas_1.1, whole genome shotgun sequence genomic window carries:
- the oxa1l gene encoding mitochondrial inner membrane protein OXA1L: MAAIRSGVTPGCLTRCFLRQSGISSASNPSFTERWNQRFLQRSHLHTVIECRSPTTRAVLGRRHNGRLLLVSAVSVRHNSSQVPSESIPTATPVLEASIASPVVVDPASINTEPIAEQVLEAAPTAVDILQGVGAELSLSELGLGSATPVGLVQNLLEFMHVDIGMPWWGAIVVGTVLARIMVFPVIVKGQREAAKLNNVMPEMTKLTNKMNEAKQSGNKFDFAKAYSDLTMFQKKHDVNPLRGFLVPLVQTPVFISFFIALRKMSYLPVPSMQTGGCLWFLDLTAADPFYILPIAVTGTMFAILELGAESGVDNPNLKAMKTVFRIMPFVILPLTINFPTAVFTYWMTSNCFSLAQVALLKHPLVRQKLRIPERIEHPTSALPQNDGFFETIKKGWKNAQLAQQLEERERRIKNHLDIASKGPLRQTFTHNPLQQSTPSIAAATKSAKAKQASPATGGKKRPWEETIG, encoded by the exons ATGGCTGCGATCAGGAGTGGAGTGACTCCGGGTTGTCTAACGAGATGTTTTTTAAGACAAAGTGGAATATCAAGTGCAAGCAACCCTTCATTTACAGAGAGATGGAACCAG AGGTTTCTACAGAGATCCCATCTTCACACAGTAATAGAGTGCAGGAGTCCTACAACTAGAGCTGTTCTCGGTCGACGTCACAATGGACGGTTATTATTGGTCAGCGCTGTGTCCGTCAGGCACAACAGCTCACAG GTCCCAAGTGAAAGTATACCTACGGCAACTCCAGTGCTGGAAGCATCCATTGCCAGCCCTGTCGTCGTTGACCCCGCCTCTATTAACACAGAGCCAATCGCCGAGCAGGTGTTAGAGGCTGCACCAACCGCAGTGGATATTCTGCAGGGGGTGGGAGCAGAGCTGAGCCTATCAGAGCTGGGCCTGGGGAGCGCCACTCCTGTTGGCCTGGTCCAGAACCTACTGGAGTTCATGCATGTGGACATTGGGATGCCGTGGTGGGGAGCCATTGTTGTAG GCACAGTGCTGGCTCGCATCATGGTGTTCCCGGTCATCGTGAAGGGTCAGAGGGAGGCGGCCAAGCTGAACAACGTTATGCCAGAGATGACTAAACTCACCAACAAGATGAACGAGGCCAAACAGAGTGGAAACAAGTTCGACT TTGCTAAGGCGTACTCTGACCTGACCATGTTCCAGAAGAAACATGACGTCAACCCTCTCCGTGGCTTCCTTGTCCCTTTGGTGCAG aCTCCAGTCTTTATCTCCTTCTTCATCGCTCTCAGAAAGATGTCCTACCTCCCCGTCCCCAGTATGCAGACAGGAGGTTGCTTGTGGTTCTTAGACCTCACAGCAGCAGATCCTTTCTACATTCTCCCCATTGCTGTGACCGGGACCATGTTCGCTATACTGGAG CTGGGGGCAGAGTCTGGTGTGGACAACCCTAACCTGAAAGCCATGAAGACAGTGTTCAGAATCATGCCCTTCGTCATCCTCCCTCTCACCATTAACTTCCCCACG GCGGTGTTTACGTACTGGATGACGTCCAACTGCTTCTCCCTGGCCCAGGTGGCCCTGCTCAAACACCCCCTGGTCAGACAGAAGCTGAGGATCCCAGAGAGGATCGAACACCCTACCTCCGCCCTGCCCCAGAACGACGGCTTCTTCGAGACCATCAAGAAGG GCTGGAAGAACGCTCAGCTTGCCCAgcagttggaggagagggagaggaggatcaAGAACCACCTGGATATTGCATCAAAAG GTCCATTGAGACAGACCTTCACTCACAACCCTCTACAGCAGTCGACACCATCCATTGCAGCAGCAACCAAGTCAGCCAAAGCAAAACAAGCATCCCCGGCAACCGGTGGTAAGAAGAGGCCATGGGAGGAGACTATTGGTTGA